The genomic segment ATTGTCCTCATTACCCAGTCCCATGGCCCGCAAATTGCGGCCAACTTCACTTTCCGCGTCCTTCCCACTCAACACCATGACGATGCCCTTATTGTCGAGCAGCCTGCTGATAGTATTGAAAGCTTCACCGGCGGAGTAATCAAGACCTGTGACGTGGTACAGGTCGAGAACGAGATATTTGATGGGCCTCTCTGCAAAGGCACTGTCGTCGATGAGAGCCCGGATCTTTTCTTCTACACTGACGACGGTGCCGAAAAAGAGGAAGCCAGTGAGCTTTACAATGTAGATTTGCCGACGCACTTCCTGCAAGTAGTGATGCTGCGAGGGGTTTCTGCGTACGGTTGAGCCAACAATTTCGCCTGTATAGCTTGCTCTTACAGCAGATACTCTCGAAGTCTGAATGATTAGTGACGCAAAGGCGAGGATAATGCCCACACCGATGCCAATGACGAAATCATAGATGCCCATTACTAGGACAATTACAATCACCTGGTCAGGGAGTTAGCAAAGACTAGTAAAAGACAGACAACAAACATACCGTCAGATACTCGGCCAGTTTCAGCTTCTTCCTTGGAAGCCACACGGCTTCGAGAAGAAGCTCAAAGCCAAGGTCGAAGATAAGAGTGCCGACCATCATGATGGGGATAAAGCCAATGATCTTCGGGCCAATCACCATGACACCAAAGGTCAAGGCTGCTAGCATGACGCCAGCAAGCCGGCTGTCTCCGCCAGACCGCATGAAAAACACGGTGTTGGCGTAGACAAGATAGTTTTGAATACTGCCGCATAGGCCAGAGATAAAGTTGGAGTAGCCGTGCAACTTCAGCTCACGGTCGAGGTCAGCATTGTCCTCACCAGTCTGCAGGGCCAGGGCCGGAACATTGATGGGAACGTGGAGGATGCCGAAAAACGTGAGTGCCAGCATGGCTGGAATGCACTCCAAGACGGCATCCCACTCGACTAGGTTGAATTCTAGAGTTATACTTTAGCAATAGCTGGATACGTGAGGCATAATTCGCTTACTGTACAACGTATAGAAGTACCACCAAGGCTCATCGGCCGGCGGTCCTTCAAAAATCCAGCCATGATCTCGGAGAGTATCGGGCTCTAGCGCATCCAGAGAGAACACAAAGAAATAAAAGACAATCGGGATGGTGATGATGTACAGCGGCAAGAAGTACTTGGAAGCACCTCTTGTCTGACTGTAGAAAAGAACAATGGCCAACAAGAGGGGGATCAGCCAGAGAAGTACTGTGTCGGACTGGAAGAGTTTGTGGAGGGTGTCCATGTCGTATTCCAGACTGCCATCCATTCGGGCAGAAACTTCGAATCCCGTGGCAACCAGGAACCAGCCGACACCTCCAATGCAGCCGATCAAGATGTGCCTGGGGATGAAGCCAACCATGTAGCCGAAGTTGAACTTGCCCATGAGATAGAACACCGCGCCAGTCATCATAGAACTGATAGCATACGTGACAATCGTCGTTGCGATTACAGCGTCTGGTTGATCCTCGCCAATATGGTCCGTAATTGTTTGGGCCATATTATGGAAAAAGGGTACGACCTCGATCTGCGGGAAAGTGAGCGAGGGCCCTATTGCATGATCTGGAAGAACTCACCAATTCGGAGCCGACGCCTCCCTTGAAAATACTACCAGTTGAGAAGGTCAATTGAGAAACAATGGTGCTAACATAGAAAATGGAGATGCCCGCTGAGCCCAGCCCGGCAAAGATGGGCTTGCCGAGGGGGAAGAGAATCATGCCTAGTCAGTCCAGTTAGAATAAATGCCGTGGATTTGTGTAccaatttcttttttttttttaaaaaaataaaaaatagagaaGGGCATACCGTAAGATAACGCATCGAGAACATTGAGCAGCAATCCAACAATGACAGCCGGCAAGCAAGATACCGGGGCCACCACGGCATTTTGCCATAACGCTTGGCGGTCCCATGCTTTGGGACTTGTCGCAATCTGGTAACCATGAACGATGCGCTCTTCGACGTTCACGGTGAGGTCCTTCAGACCTCCTAACCACCGCTTCTTAGGTCGCTGTTTCTGCCCTTCCACGTCGACTTCGGTGCTAGCTCCGCTCGTGTTGTAGCTCTCGAGACTATCAGACGATAACCTGGGGATCAGGGGAGTACGCTCAGTAGGCTGTCTGACAACGATCCTCGCCGGTTGCTGCTCCTCTCGTTCCTGTCTCTCCGCAGAGAGCGCTCGCTTCGGTTCGGGGCTCGATGGTTCCAATGGCTCGGAATGGGGTTCTGGTGACGGGTCTCGGTGCGACTGAGGAGGTGACTTCTTGAGTAAGTTCGTCAAGATTGAGGGGCCATCCTCTGGTATTTCATCCTCGTTTCCATCCGGCGACGGAGGCTCCGATACCTCTTGTATCGTCTCGGAGCTAGTTGCATGCGTAATTTCGTcatcgtcctcctcctcgttgtCCGAAATAGCAGTTTCCCGTGCGAGAGCTGACGACTGGGCGCGTTGGCGCGACAGGAAAGCCGGGCTCTGACCCGTCTTCTTGTCGGACAGCAGATACGAGGCGAGTTCAGCCGTATCTTCGCGCACGCTGCGGGCGAACTGGGCGCTGTCGACGGGGGCTACGGATAGCATGTTAGCTGGTTGTGTGTCCTGTATGACGTATGCGCCGACAACGGGATGCTTGCCTAGGTGGTCTCTCACGTTGCCGTGAATGAAGGAACGGATCGGCTCTCGGTGACTCGAGCTCACGGAAGAGGATAGTAAAGTTCTCGAATCGGGAGCATTCTGCGAGTTCCGGCCGGGACTGAGGAGCGGATTTTCCGGGTTAATCTCTGCACTGTTCCTCTGAGATCTCTGGGAGCTCAAGGAAGCGGCTCTTCTCCTCCATGGAGAGAAACCGGCAAAGTTGGGAGAAGACATGGCCAAGGTAGCTAGCTAGCTGGGTGACTGAGTATGCGAACAGTTGGTGTTTGGGCGCCGAGGATCACCGTTGCACCTCTTAAAGGCGCCAATTGTCAGGGTGCCAGGCCGGTGGTGCGGCTGTTCTTGCAGGTTTTACGTCGTGGAAAACATGAGAAGCTGAGCTGGGGTGTGCGCGCGCGAGAGAGAAATGTGTGGTGGGTTTCGGCGCAGATAAGAGATGGGAAAGTGTAGCACTCCGTAGGAGATAGCAGACAGACGGGGCCAGATCTACGGGAAGAGCCAGGATGGCCCGTGTAAGTCGTCCTGGTTTCTGGGTCGTGAGCGGAAAGGCTCCAAAGGCTAACAAAGCCAAAGAAGGGTTGGATGGAGAAAGATGGAAGAAGAGCACGAACCTGGAAACAGGAACAACCAAGTGGGTGGACGGGCTGGTTTAGAGCAGACGGGACGGAGATGGAAAGCGTGGAGACCGTGGAGAGCGTAAGAGCCACCTAAGAGGTAAGTTGAGGGTAAGATGTGAGGGAAGTAGTGGAAGTGTACCAGAGAATTGGACGAGGTTCAAGAGGTTGTCGTCAACATGGCAAGGCATGGCGCGCGCAACGCAACAGCATGCAGAACGACGCAGCACGCAGCAGGTAGCACGCAGAATTAGACGAACGACAAACCTTGATCCAAGTCAAATTTGCATTTTGCATGTGGCCCCTCGCCCCTCAGTAGCGTGCCTCCTACGGCATGCTACCACTTTTACTGCATGGGAGGCACGCAAGTGCTGGGTCCAAGTCGCCCAACTCGCTCAAGCTTGCCAAGTTGCCTctgtacctaccttacctcaggAGGTACTTCACTTGAGGTACCTACCGGCTAGGTAGGCTGTTACTGAGATGCTTGTCCCTCTCTTTACGGCTAGCCAGCGCAAATCCTCGTGGTATCTTGGTGCGGGCATTCCGTAGCCCATCGCAGTTCGGGTAGCCGTAACCACCGCACTCTGTATCGTATGTGTTCATGAACCATGAAGACCTACGCAGTGTGTATTGTGTGCATCCATTTCGCTGGCTGCCCGCGGATGGGTGCCGATGGCGCTCGACTCTCCAGTTGCACTACGTAACGCCCGCGAACAATCCCTGCACCTACAGCACGGCGACCCCTCCAGTGAGCCACTTACAGCCGCTGCAAGGCGAATAGAATGGCGAAATGGGTACCGAGTGctctgtactccgtacctcagAAAGTATTCCGTCCGGCACAATGAATGGTTGGACTGGAAGCACGGCAGACCAACTGGGTAGCCCACCCTCTCCAAAGTCGGCTCCCCCACTTCGGATCCAAGGATTTTTTCCCCCCTTCCTCTGGGCTTCGGCGGCCGGGGCCACACTCTGCACACCCTCACTTCTTTCTCCCTCCATCGTGGATCGTGGTGCGGTACCTACCTGTGCCTGTATATCCGTACCTACCCTCCGCTCTCCATGACTTCCCAACAACAATCCAAGCATCAGGCTCTGGACCGGGGGCTATCCAGTGGGCCGTGGGCCGCAGGCAGCATACGGAGGGGAACGAAGGCCAAACGCCCGCACCGTCGAGCGGGTGTCTCCGTCTGGTGTATCAAGATTCATGAGTGACCATATCCTAGCCAAAGCTCACGTCTGAAAGACCCAATGCAATGCATCTTCAAACTCTGCTTCCTTCACAAGTCTCGCGTGGGGTAATACGGCGTGTCAATTGGAGAATTTGGCGTCAATTGCTCGTCATCGTCTCCCTTCAATGGCTCGACATGTTCTGCAACGCTGCAAGATGTACTAATAAGCTAAGGTCACAATCAGCAGACTAACACCTTTGGCCGTCTCCTACTTCGGCCTACATCGGCCCTCCCTTGCTCAGTTGCTGAGGTATACTGTGGGTGTACCTAGCTACCTCATGTCCGGGACTACAGGTCGACAGTCGACCAACAGCGACTATGATGCGGCGCATGATGCAATGCAGCGCACAAGGCCATGCCTGTGCTGTGCAACTGAGCTGTTTTGTCCACAACCGACTGGCTACTCTTATTGCGGCTCCGGCTCGTTAGATGACGGCCCTGCTTTGAATTCGCTTCAAGAGATGTCCAAGGTCGTAGACATGTCTAAGGTTTCAATGCAGCCCGATCTTCCAATGTCGCTATCGCTTTTCGTTCTTCTCATCCGCCGCCGATATCGCGACATCTGATGTTCATTCCCCGCGCGCCACCACAACTGGTCCAAGCTGCCGCACACTGGCTTATTATCGAGGTGGCCCAAGAAGTTGAGGTGCACGTTTGCCTGCCACATGCGAGACATATTCCCCAATTCTCCCCTCATCGCTGACAGCCCAAAAGCAAGGAGGCCGTTACAGACTCAGTCAGCCCAGCAACCCTAGATATGCCGCATGCCTTCTTGGCCCCGGATTCCGTTACTTGAACCTTCATCAGACCCTTTTTGCGGGCCTCATTGTGTTGTTGCTATGCGAGCCACTAGATTTGGCCCCGAGTCGGCCGCATCGGAAGCCGTCCACGATGATGCAGATCTTGGCCCCCATGTTGCTCAGGACCAGGCTTCATGTTGGCAATAACGTTACTTTGATCCATGGAAAGAAGTCGCCTGCACCGCTTGGTCTCTTCTCGCAAGCCCGATCGCTCACAGCCCCTTAAAACTGCATGTGTGCACCCCGGGTACCCCGCGAAGTGCCAGCAGAATATTGCTCACATGTCGAGATGCTCGCATCATCTTGACGCATCGCACCAGGTCATTTTGCCGGCAATGGTGCCCCGCCTTGCTTTTGACGAGAATTTCGAATCTTATCATCCGTGCAAGGGTCTGGTCAAGGCAGCCGTACTTCCGTACCACTTGAGCTCCACAGATCTCCAAGAATGGTAGAAATGAAGACACATTCCTCTTAGCATCGTTATCTTGAGACTCCGAGGTCAACCAGCCAGGTCGAGGTCGTTCATGAGCATCAGCTGAGTTTCTGGAGATAACCCTGTGCTATGAGCCGCTCCACGTCGCCCTGTCTGACATAGAATTGACTGTTCTTGGTCAAGTTGATGGCGCTAGATCCCCGGCGTCAGACGCAATCCTTATCTGCGGTTCAAGAGGTTCAAACTCACCCGTATTCGGTCTGGATCTCTCCTGCATCCTTCAAGACTCTCACGTCGATGAAGAGGTCTCGCGGTGGCTCCAAGCTGCCCGTCAAGTCGATGTCCGTCCATTGCCCTTTGTAGGCAGCCAACAGATCGCCGTACTGCCTCACATACTCCTCCTCTTGCGGGCTAAGGCTGCTCGTAGGACCGTCGGCATTGCCATTAGGGCCCCCCGTTGATGATCCCGCATTGCCTCGTACTTGTTGCCCGGCCAGGTCAAGCACATCGACTCCCTTCCATGCTAGCTCCTCCAATTTATCTGTCCGAGTTCGGTGGTATGCGAGAACGCATCGCTTATTCCTTCGCATGGAGAGATAATTGACAAGGACTGTGCAGGCTGTCGCTTGGTTGGCGGCTGGGTCGAAAGAGCCCTGGAAAGGTTCAAGAACCTCCGTCACATCTTTTTCTAGGTCTCGTACTTCGCGCGTAACGGCGCGTACTATCTCGGCTTGGTACGCTGGCAAATGCGAAAGGTTTTGGGTTCGTTTAGCATGTTGCACCTGGCAAACGCGTTAGCTCTTTGAAACTACGTGACGAAAGGCTGTCTTTGGGCCTGGTCGTACCAACTTGTTGCCCAAATCGCCGTACATCTTGACAAAAAGTATTTCAGCCTGGGCAAGCGAGTGTGAGCTGGTTGTGTTGCTGCGGCTGGCGCGTCTCGTGTCGACGTTCGCGTTGTAAGCTTGAAGCTGGCGGGTACGCAGGCACGGTTCACAAGCTACTCGAGTCGCGTTGGATTGGCTTGCTTACCCTCCCGGGAGGGCCCTCGATGGAAGCGAAGAATTGCCCCTCACTTAGCGCCGCCCCACTTTGATACACAATTCACCTTTGTAAGATTTTGACTGGGCGAGAGCAAAGAGTCATCAAGGTCGAGAGGTGCCAATTCGACCCCTCAATCAGGATCAAGGAATCGGGACACAGAGAAACTAGGGATTGGAACAGAGGTATTGTC from the Colletotrichum lupini chromosome 3, complete sequence genome contains:
- a CDS encoding cyclic nucleotide-binding domain-containing protein; translation: MSSPNFAGFSPWRRRAASLSSQRSQRNSAEINPENPLLSPGRNSQNAPDSRTLLSSSVSSSHREPIRSFIHGNVRDHLGKHPVVGAYVIQDTQPANMLSVAPVDSAQFARSVREDTAELASYLLSDKKTGQSPAFLSRQRAQSSALARETAISDNEEEDDDEITHATSSETIQEVSEPPSPDGNEDEIPEDGPSILTNLLKKSPPQSHRDPSPEPHSEPLEPSSPEPKRALSAERQEREEQQPARIVVRQPTERTPLIPRLSSDSLESYNTSGASTEVDVEGQKQRPKKRWLGGLKDLTVNVEERIVHGYQIATSPKAWDRQALWQNAVVAPVSCLPAVIVGLLLNVLDALSYGMILFPLGKPIFAGLGSAGISIFYVSTIVSQLTFSTGSIFKGGVGSELIEVVPFFHNMAQTITDHIGEDQPDAVIATTIVTYAISSMMTGAVFYLMGKFNFGYMVGFIPRHILIGCIGGVGWFLVATGFEVSARMDGSLEYDMDTLHKLFQSDTVLLWLIPLLLAIVLFYSQTRGASKYFLPLYIITIPIVFYFFVFSLDALEPDTLRDHGWIFEGPPADEPWWYFYTLYIEWDAVLECIPAMLALTFFGILHVPINVPALALQTGEDNADLDRELKLHGYSNFISGLCGSIQNYLVYANTVFFMRSGGDSRLAGVMLAALTFGVMVIGPKIIGFIPIMMVGTLIFDLGFELLLEAVWLPRKKLKLAEYLTVIVIVLVMGIYDFVIGIGVGIILAFASLIIQTSRVSAVRASYTGEIVGSTVRRNPSQHHYLQEVRRQIYIVKLTGFLFFGTVVSVEEKIRALIDDSAFAERPIKYLVLDLYHVTGLDYSAGEAFNTISRLLDNKGIVMVLSGKDAESEVGRNLRAMGLGNEDNESIEVTLLPDLNSALESCENELLKTLYTSQEALHNGSRHAPTANLDVPSKPDRGSFDLVINSPRRNHLHEAARNALANTESSGTKRWQSFKEPLRLMLQIFQGLSERNEDFWFRAVGYFSRMEYQAGTVLFTRGEPAKGFYLVEKGILRADYDMPQGKLTESIVAGTTCGELPFFSETDRTATVTVDRDCVAWRMDKEGWQRLQKDQPDVAQELLRVSLKLTSERMSSITSYILTTAG